The Xiphias gladius isolate SHS-SW01 ecotype Sanya breed wild chromosome 4, ASM1685928v1, whole genome shotgun sequence genome includes a window with the following:
- the esr1 gene encoding estrogen receptor isoform X5, whose amino-acid sequence MLLRQSPAQNRKPCGPVLRPRISPAFSELETLSPPRLSPPPRAPLSDMYPEESRGSGGVATVDFLEGTYDFAAPTPAPTPLYNHSTTGYYSAPLDAHGPPSDGSLQSLGSGPTSPLVFVPSSPRLSPFMHPPGHHYLETTSTPIYRSSQQPLSRVDHCGTSDESYSVGESGAGVGAGGFEMAKETRFCAVCSDYASGYHYGVWSCEGCKAFFKRSIQGHNDYMCPATNQCTIDRNRRKSCQACRLRKCYEVGMMKGGVRKDRGRVLRRDKRRTGTSDRDKASKDLERRTVLLQDGRKHSSSSTGGGGGGGGGGGKSSVTGMLPDQVLILGGVLLLLQDAEPPILCSRQKLSRPYTEVTIMTLLTSMADKELVHMIAWAKKLPGFQQLSLHDQVQLLESSWLEVLMIGLIWRSIHCPGKLIFAQDLVLDRNEGDCVEGMAEIFDMLLATTSRFRMLKLKPEEFVCLKAIVLLNSGEATCVLSPTAPVQWSPYTTARQYRTCWILSRTLSYIISANRDAQFSSSRDGRPSCSSCSPTSGT is encoded by the exons ATGTTGCTCAGGCAGAGCCCAGCACAGAACAGGAAGCCTTGTGGACCAGTACTCAGACCCCGAATCAGCCCAGCCTTCTCAGAACTGGAGACCCTCTCCCCGCCACGTCTCTCACCTCCGCCGCGTGCCCCCCTCAGTGACATGTACCCCGAAGAGAGCCGGGGTTCCGGAGGGGTAGCCACTGTGGACTTCCTGGAAGGGACGTATGACTTTGCTGCCCCCACCCCTGCCCCGACTCCTCTCTACAACCACTCCACCACTGGCTACTACTCTGCTCCTCTAGACGCCCATGGACCACCCTCTGATGGCAGTCTTCAGTCCCTGGGCAGTGGGCCGACCAGTCCTCTTGTGTTTGTGCCCTCCAGCCCCCGACTCAGCCCCTTTATGCACCCGCCTGGCCACCACTATCTGGAAACCACCTCAACACCCATCTACAG GTCCAGTCAGCAGCCACTGTCCAGAGTGGACCATTGTGGCACCAGTGATGAGTCATACAGTGTGGGGGAGTCAGGTGCTGGAGTCGGGGCCGGGGGTTTTGAGATGGCTAAAGAGACACGTTTCTGTGCGGTGTGCAGTGACTATGCCTCTGGGTACCACTACGGGGTGTGGTCCTGTGAGGGCTGCAAGGCCTTCTTCAAGAGGAGCATCCAGG gTCACAATGACTATATGTGCCCGGCAACCAATCAGTGTACTATTGACAGGAATCGGAGGAAGAGCTGCCAGGCTTGCCGTCTTAGGAAGTGTTATGAAGTGGGCATGATGAAAGGAG GTGTGCGTAAGGACCGCGGACGCGTCTTGCGGCGCGACAAACGACGAACTGGCACTAGTGACAGAGATAAGGCCTCCAAGGACCTGGAGCGCAGAACAGTGCTCCTTCAGGATGGGAGgaagcacagcagcagcagcactggaggaggaggaggaggaggaggaggaggaggaaaatcaTCGGTCACTGGCATGCTGCCTGACCAGGTGCTGATTCTTGGGGGG gtgctcctcctgctccaggACGCCGAGCCCCCAATACTGTGCTCCCGTCAGAAGCTGAGCCGGCCCTACACCGAGGTCACCATAATGACCCTGCTCACCAGCATGGCTGACAAAGAGCTGGTCCACATGATTGCCTGGGCCAAGAAGCTTCCAG gTTTCCAGCAGCTGTCCCTCCATGACCAGGTGCAGCTGCTGGAGAGCTCGTGGTTGGAGGTGCTGATGATTGGGCTCATCTGGAGGTCCATCCACTGCCCTGGCAAACTCATTTTCGCACAGGACCTTGTACTGGACAG GAACGAAGGCGACTGTGTCGAGGGCATGGCTGAGATCTTTGACATGCTGCTGGCCACCACTTCCCGCTTCCGCATGCTCAAACTCAAACCGGAGGAGTTTGTCTGTCTTAAAGCTATCGTCTTGCTCAACTCTGGTGAGGcaacatgt GTTCTTTCTCCCACTGCACCGGTACAATGGAGCCCCTACACGACAGCCCGGCAGTACAGGACATGCTGGATACTATCACGGACACTCTCATACATCATATCAGCCAATCGGGATGCTCAGTTCAGCAGCAGTCGAGACGGCAGGcccagctgctcctcctgctctcccacATCAGGCACATGA